In one window of Bacillota bacterium DNA:
- a CDS encoding copper amine oxidase encodes MKHLKSKVVLFLAFVCLLSFAGTGVSRASSLEKGQAESLEPGITYYTFELTNWEGNPVKGYAVEIDPQEVLVEIRLVSGMDSLGEMEHLSSMAKRYGAVAAVNGGFFDPGSGHPVGGLVMDKALKVNSEILRTSIGLAGKGDLKLGYFNPRISVTAGGSNFPVTRVNRHPGADEIALYTPEWGSKTPVVAQGQAVAVGRSESGTSVVEKSTGQVNIPKDGYALVFSGKTGDWASLFESGKGIGLQIDYGNRWEGLKHLVTGGPLLVEDGVPVFNALVEGFRGSVLQSAARTAIGEMAGGKVLLVVVDGQKGAGYGLTFEELAWLMAELGTERAAALDGGSSTAMWVDSDIVNNPSGGSERRLANAILVLRQVPVYLNGDRIFFDVPPLVKDGRTLVPLRKIFEALGARVDWEKETQTITANLGEREIQLEINSEEAFVNGEKVFLDAPSRVVEGRTLVPLRFVGESLGAQVHWQDSPPAVFIKNSAEGVS; translated from the coding sequence ATGAAACACCTTAAAAGCAAGGTGGTTCTTTTTTTAGCCTTTGTTTGCCTGTTATCATTTGCCGGTACAGGAGTTTCCCGGGCCTCTTCCCTGGAAAAGGGCCAGGCGGAAAGCCTGGAGCCAGGTATAACCTACTATACTTTTGAGTTAACCAACTGGGAAGGCAATCCTGTAAAGGGCTATGCAGTGGAGATTGACCCTCAGGAAGTGCTGGTGGAAATAAGGCTGGTATCAGGCATGGACAGCCTGGGAGAGATGGAGCACCTCAGCAGCATGGCCAAAAGGTACGGCGCGGTGGCCGCCGTCAACGGTGGATTTTTTGACCCTGGCAGCGGGCACCCGGTGGGTGGCTTGGTGATGGATAAGGCATTAAAGGTTAACTCAGAAATTCTGCGTACTTCCATAGGACTGGCAGGTAAGGGTGACTTGAAACTGGGTTATTTTAATCCCCGCATCAGCGTGACTGCCGGTGGAAGCAATTTTCCTGTCACCCGGGTGAATCGTCACCCCGGTGCTGATGAAATAGCCCTTTATACTCCGGAATGGGGCAGCAAAACCCCTGTGGTTGCCCAGGGCCAGGCCGTGGCTGTGGGGCGTAGTGAGAGCGGCACCTCTGTGGTGGAGAAATCGACGGGGCAGGTCAACATCCCCAAGGACGGCTATGCCCTGGTATTTAGCGGTAAAACCGGGGACTGGGCTTCTCTTTTTGAGTCCGGTAAAGGCATAGGACTGCAAATAGATTATGGTAACCGCTGGGAGGGGCTGAAGCACCTTGTGACCGGGGGACCCTTGCTGGTGGAAGACGGTGTGCCGGTTTTTAATGCTTTGGTGGAAGGCTTCAGGGGCTCAGTTTTGCAGAGTGCAGCCCGCACTGCAATAGGCGAAATGGCTGGTGGAAAAGTGCTGTTAGTGGTTGTGGACGGTCAAAAGGGTGCGGGATACGGCCTTACTTTTGAGGAATTGGCCTGGCTCATGGCTGAACTGGGCACGGAAAGGGCGGCGGCCCTGGACGGGGGAAGTTCTACTGCCATGTGGGTTGATAGCGATATAGTTAACAATCCTTCCGGCGGCAGTGAAAGGCGGCTGGCCAATGCCATACTGGTGCTGCGGCAAGTACCTGTGTACCTGAATGGGGACAGGATCTTCTTCGATGTGCCGCCACTGGTAAAGGATGGCCGTACGCTGGTACCCCTGCGTAAGATTTTTGAAGCACTGGGTGCACGTGTGGATTGGGAGAAGGAAACGCAAACCATAACAGCCAACCTGGGAGAACGGGAAATTCAATTAGAGATTAACAGTGAAGAGGCTTTTGTTAACGGTGAAAAGGTTTTTTTGGACGCCCCTTCCCGGGTGGTTGAAGGGCGTACACTGGTGCCCCTGCGGTTTGTAGGAGAAAGCCTGGGAGCCCAAGTTCACTGGCAGGATTCGCCGCCGGCCGTGTTCATTAAAAATTCCGCGGAAGGGGTGAGCTGA
- a CDS encoding FAD-dependent oxidoreductase, whose translation MILFFKEVYQLRIKALMLLIALVFSTSITISCRAAEPDTDILIYGGGFAACAAATTAAATAPEQQITLLVPYPEQKLGGIGTVGGQNFMDLRFWENNFVTKGSLYRWYTKAGRFYSSEEMAGVLEQEIKSHPNISIVFGREIVGTNTTKQKITNLTLQPVERQPEGSLTWTGAPTDISARVYIDASEDGRLSRLAGVGASVGRQDWPRELLPEDERNQPLARQQAATLMFKVRGVRIPSKQTTITGWQFVRDHTGSWGLAGGKNTFHNDPVLKDFNRTFGPQGFALKPINAAQDGAGNDEWWINALLVFDVDGRARDMDRNTDNFPTHILPGSLTVDKAWQEARDFINRPEFIQAFRRFTVTDETGQQFGFQNAKLVKGEDGKPVVGNVLYVRETIHAINSPITGNGMEETNFALPPSDCQQAGDGPANGADAENYSQRMGLAHYFMDVNAYIFEDLVSTGDFKWPVTEHARPEWAEHGQPENPVYLPYRMLISPDIQNLLLPGYATGASSLAWSQVRVLPNLAVLGDAAGAAAAVSVEQQITPGKFGDDQVKAVQQNLKQVNARLDK comes from the coding sequence ATGATTTTATTTTTTAAAGAGGTGTACCAATTGCGAATAAAAGCCCTTATGCTGCTCATTGCACTTGTTTTCAGCACATCCATAACCATTTCCTGCCGGGCAGCTGAGCCTGATACCGACATCTTAATCTACGGTGGGGGCTTTGCCGCCTGTGCTGCTGCCACCACAGCCGCCGCAACTGCACCGGAACAACAAATAACATTATTAGTACCTTATCCGGAGCAAAAACTTGGAGGCATCGGCACCGTAGGCGGGCAAAACTTCATGGACCTCAGGTTCTGGGAGAATAACTTTGTCACCAAAGGCTCCCTCTACCGCTGGTATACAAAAGCGGGTCGCTTTTACAGCTCCGAAGAAATGGCCGGTGTACTGGAGCAGGAAATAAAGTCACATCCCAATATATCTATTGTTTTTGGCCGGGAAATAGTTGGTACAAACACCACTAAACAAAAGATTACCAACCTGACCCTGCAACCTGTTGAGCGCCAACCTGAAGGTTCGCTAACCTGGACAGGGGCACCAACGGATATATCCGCCCGGGTATACATAGACGCCTCAGAAGACGGCAGGCTGTCACGCCTGGCCGGTGTCGGGGCAAGCGTAGGCCGGCAGGATTGGCCCCGAGAGCTTCTACCGGAAGATGAGCGGAATCAGCCCTTAGCCCGTCAACAGGCGGCAACTTTAATGTTTAAAGTACGTGGAGTCCGAATCCCGTCCAAACAAACTACAATAACCGGCTGGCAATTTGTACGTGACCACACCGGCAGCTGGGGACTGGCCGGAGGAAAGAATACTTTCCATAATGACCCGGTGCTTAAAGATTTTAACCGCACTTTCGGACCTCAGGGATTCGCTTTAAAACCCATCAATGCTGCCCAGGACGGAGCCGGAAACGATGAATGGTGGATAAATGCCCTGCTGGTTTTCGATGTGGACGGCAGAGCCCGGGATATGGATCGGAATACAGATAACTTCCCCACCCACATCTTGCCCGGCAGCCTTACAGTAGATAAGGCATGGCAAGAAGCCCGGGACTTCATTAACCGGCCGGAGTTTATCCAGGCCTTCAGAAGGTTTACAGTAACAGATGAAACAGGTCAACAATTTGGCTTCCAAAATGCCAAGCTGGTCAAAGGTGAAGACGGCAAACCAGTGGTAGGAAACGTTTTATATGTCCGGGAAACCATACATGCAATAAATAGCCCCATCACCGGAAACGGTATGGAAGAAACGAACTTTGCCCTGCCACCCTCAGACTGCCAGCAGGCCGGAGACGGCCCGGCTAACGGTGCAGATGCGGAAAATTACTCGCAGCGCATGGGACTCGCCCATTACTTTATGGATGTGAATGCATACATTTTTGAAGACTTGGTTAGCACAGGTGATTTTAAATGGCCGGTTACTGAGCATGCCAGGCCGGAGTGGGCCGAACACGGGCAACCGGAGAACCCGGTCTACCTCCCCTACCGGATGCTGATATCACCGGATATACAAAACCTGCTGCTGCCCGGATACGCCACCGGGGCGTCTTCACTGGCCTGGTCCCAGGTAAGAGTGCTACCCAACCTGGCCGTATTGGGCGATGCAGCCGGGGCAGCTGCAGCAGTTTCCGTGGAGCAACAAATAACGCCGGGTAAATTTGGTGATGATCAGGTTAAGGCTGTCCAACAGAACCTTAAGCAGGTAAACGCTCGCCTGGATAAATAA
- the fabZ gene encoding 3-hydroxyacyl-ACP dehydratase FabZ: MLDINRIKEIIPHRYPFLLVDKIESVEPGKKAVGLKNVTVNEPFFQGHFPDYPVMPGVLIIEAMAQVGAVSVLSMPEFAGKIALFAGIEKAKFRRQVVPGDILRLEVEMLKLRGSIGKAKGVARVNEDVAAEAELTFAITENKE, translated from the coding sequence ATGTTAGATATTAACCGGATAAAAGAAATTATACCGCACCGCTATCCATTTTTGCTGGTGGATAAAATAGAGTCAGTGGAACCGGGCAAAAAAGCGGTGGGGCTAAAGAATGTAACTGTTAACGAGCCCTTTTTTCAGGGGCATTTTCCGGATTACCCGGTGATGCCGGGTGTCTTAATAATTGAGGCAATGGCCCAGGTAGGCGCGGTATCGGTTTTAAGTATGCCTGAATTTGCCGGGAAAATTGCCCTTTTTGCCGGGATAGAAAAGGCCAAGTTCCGCCGGCAGGTTGTTCCCGGTGATATTTTGCGCCTGGAAGTGGAAATGTTGAAGCTGCGTGGAAGTATAGGTAAGGCCAAGGGTGTAGCCCGAGTTAATGAGGATGTGGCGGCTGAAGCGGAGTTAACGTTTGCCATTACTGAAAATAAGGAGTAA
- a CDS encoding undecaprenyl/decaprenyl-phosphate alpha-N-acetylglucosaminyl 1-phosphate transferase yields MVEAAVALIIAFISSLALTPWVRKRAFSWGAVDKPDLRKVHKEPMPRIGGLAVYLAFVLAVVATQDLNGSIGGLLVGCTLVVVLGIVDDIKELPAKVKLLGQITAAGSVIPFGVVIDYVTNPLSGEMMMLGWMAYPITIFWLVAVTNAINLIDGLDGLAGGVSCIAALTLAAVAFTQWYLFGVSGMTGVVILALILAAAVLGFLKYNFHPAKIFLGDTGSMFLGFTLGAMSIMSFTKSATAISVFIPLVVLGLPLLDTFFAIVRRYHCQRPIFQPDKEHLHHQLMAMGLTHRQTVLAIYAVSSILGMSAVVLNVVSTDRAAVILVILSAVVIWLANRVGVIGGSRVLPVENSEQSQSIDA; encoded by the coding sequence TTGGTCGAGGCAGCTGTGGCCCTCATAATTGCTTTTATCTCAAGTTTGGCCCTCACCCCATGGGTGCGAAAACGTGCTTTTTCCTGGGGAGCGGTGGATAAGCCTGACTTGCGTAAAGTACATAAAGAACCTATGCCCCGTATCGGCGGGCTTGCCGTTTATCTGGCCTTTGTACTGGCTGTAGTTGCCACCCAGGATTTGAACGGATCCATCGGGGGTCTCCTGGTGGGTTGCACGCTGGTAGTGGTATTGGGTATAGTTGATGATATTAAAGAGCTGCCGGCAAAGGTAAAACTACTGGGGCAGATAACTGCGGCAGGGTCGGTTATTCCATTTGGAGTAGTTATTGACTATGTTACCAACCCTCTTTCCGGTGAAATGATGATGCTGGGTTGGATGGCCTACCCTATTACTATATTCTGGCTGGTGGCGGTTACCAATGCTATCAATTTAATTGACGGGTTAGATGGTTTGGCCGGGGGTGTGTCGTGTATTGCTGCTTTGACACTGGCTGCTGTGGCCTTTACCCAGTGGTATTTATTCGGGGTGTCGGGGATGACAGGGGTTGTAATACTGGCCCTGATTCTTGCGGCCGCGGTCTTGGGATTTTTGAAATATAATTTTCATCCTGCGAAAATTTTCCTGGGCGATACCGGCTCTATGTTTTTAGGATTTACCTTGGGTGCAATGTCCATCATGAGTTTTACCAAAAGCGCTACGGCCATTTCGGTGTTTATTCCTCTGGTGGTTTTAGGCTTGCCCCTTTTGGATACATTTTTTGCCATAGTGAGGCGCTACCACTGCCAGCGCCCTATTTTTCAGCCTGATAAGGAACACCTGCACCACCAACTGATGGCCATGGGCCTAACTCACCGGCAGACAGTGCTGGCAATCTACGCTGTTAGTTCTATACTTGGTATGAGCGCGGTGGTATTAAATGTAGTCTCCACCGACCGGGCTGCTGTGATTTTGGTTATTTTATCAGCGGTAGTTATCTGGTTGGCGAACAGGGTGGGTGTTATCGGGGGTAGTAGAGTTCTACCCGTGGAAAACAGTGAACAAAGTCAATCCATTGACGCATAA
- the galU gene encoding UTP--glucose-1-phosphate uridylyltransferase GalU has product MKVQKAVIPAAGLGTRFLPATKAQPKEMLPIIDTPTIQYIIEEAVNSGITDILIITGKDKKSIEDHFDSSPMLEDMLRSKGKTELLELIKDISELVDIHYIRQKEPKGLGHAVYCARKFIGNEPFAVMLGDDVVRNGVPCLQQMLDLYDEVGGSILGVKEVPQGDVSKYGILDAEKVKDKVFRCHDLVEKPDPATAPSRLAIMGRYIIQPEIFDILENTAPGAGGEIQLTDALKELARRDSVYGYEFDGRRYDVGDKLGYLKATVEFALERQDLSEEFRAYLRKVIAE; this is encoded by the coding sequence ATGAAAGTACAAAAAGCAGTAATTCCGGCAGCCGGACTGGGCACACGTTTTCTTCCCGCCACAAAGGCGCAGCCCAAGGAGATGCTGCCCATTATTGATACTCCTACTATTCAGTATATTATTGAAGAGGCTGTAAATTCAGGCATTACGGATATTCTCATTATTACCGGCAAAGATAAAAAATCAATTGAAGATCATTTCGATAGTTCGCCCATGTTGGAAGATATGCTGCGCAGCAAGGGGAAAACCGAACTTTTAGAATTAATTAAGGATATAAGTGAATTGGTTGATATTCATTACATAAGACAGAAGGAGCCCAAAGGCCTGGGGCATGCGGTTTACTGTGCACGTAAGTTTATCGGTAATGAACCCTTTGCCGTGATGCTGGGGGATGATGTGGTGCGAAACGGTGTGCCCTGTCTCCAGCAGATGTTGGACTTATACGATGAAGTGGGCGGCAGTATATTAGGGGTTAAAGAAGTTCCCCAGGGAGATGTAAGTAAATACGGTATATTGGATGCCGAAAAGGTAAAGGACAAGGTTTTCAGGTGCCACGATTTGGTGGAGAAGCCGGACCCGGCCACTGCTCCTTCGCGATTGGCCATTATGGGGCGTTATATTATTCAGCCGGAGATATTTGATATTCTGGAGAATACTGCTCCTGGTGCCGGTGGCGAGATTCAGTTAACTGATGCGCTGAAGGAGCTTGCTAGGAGAGATTCTGTTTATGGTTACGAGTTTGACGGCCGCCGCTATGATGTGGGGGATAAGCTGGGTTATTTGAAGGCTACGGTGGAGTTTGCGCTGGAGAGGCAGGATCTGTCAGAAGAATTCCGTGCTTATTTGAGAAAGGTGATTGCTGAGTAG
- a CDS encoding DUF421 domain-containing protein yields the protein MSPYVEILLRSIGAFALILLVTRLLGKSQVNQLTVADFVNAIVIGAIAGSLVVELNESGYYYAFGLVAFGLMTIAAEYIGLKYRPARKLMEGEPTVIIHNGKIMEDNMRKLLYNMDNLTMQLREQGVFNIADVEFAVAEPNGSLSVLPKADRLAATVGDLNLRGNYRGIPSELIQDGKIIEQNLIQNSLDEEWLFRELEKQGVYAVSDVNFASLDSGGKLYVDLKKDQIDHLTDPTDKVPAQKRRKNRMDG from the coding sequence ATGAGTCCTTATGTAGAAATTTTATTGCGTTCTATAGGTGCCTTTGCCCTCATCCTCCTGGTTACCAGACTACTGGGCAAATCACAGGTCAACCAGCTTACAGTGGCAGACTTTGTGAATGCTATTGTCATTGGCGCTATAGCGGGCTCGCTGGTGGTGGAGTTAAATGAAAGCGGGTATTATTATGCCTTTGGCCTGGTAGCCTTTGGACTTATGACCATTGCCGCGGAATATATTGGATTGAAATACCGGCCGGCACGTAAGCTAATGGAAGGTGAGCCCACGGTGATAATCCATAATGGTAAAATAATGGAAGATAATATGAGAAAGCTTCTGTACAATATGGATAATCTCACTATGCAGCTCAGGGAGCAGGGTGTTTTTAACATTGCCGATGTGGAGTTTGCTGTGGCCGAACCCAACGGTTCATTGAGCGTACTGCCCAAGGCGGACAGGCTGGCGGCTACTGTGGGCGATTTGAATTTACGGGGTAACTACCGGGGCATTCCGTCAGAGTTGATTCAGGACGGGAAGATCATTGAACAGAATTTGATCCAAAATAGTCTGGACGAGGAATGGTTATTCAGGGAGTTGGAGAAGCAGGGGGTTTACGCGGTTTCTGATGTAAATTTTGCTTCGCTGGACAGTGGTGGTAAGTTGTACGTGGATCTAAAAAAGGACCAGATAGACCACCTGACCGACCCCACGGACAAGGTCCCTGCGCAAAAAAGACGCAAGAACCGTATGGACGGGTGA